The following proteins are co-located in the Hemiscyllium ocellatum isolate sHemOce1 chromosome 47, sHemOce1.pat.X.cur, whole genome shotgun sequence genome:
- the LOC132836790 gene encoding creatine kinase M-type gives MPFSSTHNKWKLNYTAEEEFPDLSKHNNHMAKALTLDIYKQLREKETPSGFTLDDVIQTGVDNPGHPFIMTVGCVAGDEESYDVFKALFDPVIQDRHGGYKPTDKHKTDLNHENLKGGDDLDPNYVLSSRVRTGRSIKGIALPPHCSRGERRLIEKLSINALNSLTGELKGKYYPLSTMSDAEQQQLIDDHFLFDKPISPLLLASGMARDWPDARGIWHNDNKTFLVWINEEDHLRVISMQKGGNMKEVFTRFCVGLKKIEDIFKEAGRGFMWNEHLGYVLTCPSNLGTGLRGGVHVKIPHLCKHEKFDEVLKRTRLQKRGTGGVDTEAVGSVYDISNADRLGFSEVEQVQMVVDGVKLMIEMEKRLEKGKSIDDLMPAQK, from the exons ATGCCTTTCAGTAGCACTCACAACAAATGGAAGCTGAACTATACAGCAGAGGAAGAGTTTCCTGACCTCAGCAAACATAACAACCACATGGCCAAGGCTTTGACCCTTGATATCTACAAACAACTCCGCGAGAAGGAGACTCCCAGTGGCTTCACCCTTGACGATGTAATCCAGACCGGAGTGGACAATCCAG GTCACCCCTTCATCATGACCGTGGGCTGTGTTGCTGGGGACGAGGAATCTTACGATGTCTTCAAGGCCCTCTTCGACCCCGTCATTCAGGATCGTCACGGTGGCTACAAACCAACAGACAAGCACAAGACTGACCTCAACCATGAGAACCTGAAG GGCGGTGATGACCTTGACCCCAACTACGTGCTGAGCAGCAGGGTCCGAACTGGCCGCAGTATCAAGGGCATTGCGCTGCCACCTCACTGCAGCCGGGGAGAACGCCGTCTCATTGAGAAACTCAGTATAAATG CTCTCAACAGCCTGACTGGTGAGCTCAAGGGCAAATATTACCCTCTGTCCACTATGTCTGACGCCGAgcagcagcagctgattgatgaCCACTTCCTGTTTGATAAGCCCATCTCCCCACTGCTCCTGGCCTCTGGAATGGCCCGCGACTGGCCTGATGCAAGAGGAATTTG GCACAATGACAACAAGACGTTCTTGGTCTGGATCAATGAGGAAGACCATCTCCGAGTCATCTCGATGCAGAAAGGTGGCAACATGAAGGAGGTGTTCACACGCTTCTGTGTGGGCCTGAAGAAG ATTGAGGACATCTTCAAAGAGGCCGGACGCGGTTTTATGTGGAATGAGCATCTTGGCTACGTCCTGACCTGCCCATCTAACCTGGGCACTGGGCTGCGTGGTGGTGTCCACGTTAAAATCCCTCACCTGTGCAAGCACGAGAAATTCGACGAGGTCCTCAAGAGGACGAGGCTGCAGAAGCGTGGCACAG GTGGTGTCGACACTGAAGCAGTTGGCAGTGTCTATGACATCTCCAACGCTGATCGCCTGGGCTTCTCTGAGGTCGAGCAGGTCCAAATGGTGGTTGACGGCGTGAAGCTGATGATCGAGATGGAGAAGCGACTGGAGAAGGGGAAGAGCATCGATGACCTGATGCCAGCCCAGAAGTAA